The following proteins are co-located in the Hevea brasiliensis isolate MT/VB/25A 57/8 chromosome 11, ASM3005281v1, whole genome shotgun sequence genome:
- the LOC110671143 gene encoding uncharacterized protein LOC110671143 — MCSNNSLGSSGGGCGGYNGGYGGESIYSKKPKRQRVPKRGPGVAELEKILREQEKRPDLDKAKNQGFSLFSSLPCSYQPQSPVFPSPNSLPKTVLFDSNPNHLGPPMTTFYSNNPISNPTLGCGKGGVHIAGSSVVLPEHALLPTMWNSYERPNAEVVDPRSASGLQFSTNLSNGSNNHLFPSPSLRPRSQHSAPPSIKNLLPHSIVSSSTTSSSSGPCHGREPPSNQISCHHCPTLWPEEDKMVGEKRSRPFSMEMIPPVPSFRCQVPTFSPQMNRPESSLSCGGNSIINLEASETISREMKPGSSLEPNIKKCSSTDNGAADGNFLLFGSPATPPSIQTQRERPKLGSCPSQESNEDSQHRPAEGGCFEKKPFYSFLLPRKQIGMVETKFGLNNERVETRGDDIDLSLRL, encoded by the exons ATGTGCAGCAATAACAGCCTTGGTAGcagtggtggtggttgtggtggctataatggtggttatggtggtgAGAGTATATATTCAAAGAAACCCAAGAGACAACGAGTTCCAAAAAGAGGACCAGGAGTTGCAGAACTAGAGAAGATCTTGAGAGAACAAGAAAAGAGACCTGATTTAGACAAAGCCAAGAATCAAGGGTTCTCTTTATTTTCTTCACTTCCATGTTCTTATCAGCCACAATCTCCAGTGTTTCCTTCACCAAATTCTTTACCTAAAACTGTCTTATTTGATTCAAATCCAAATCATTTAGGTCCACCAATGACAACCTTTTACAGTAACAATCCTATTAGTAACCCAACATTAGGATGTGGCAAAGGTGGCGTTCATATTGCTGGATCAAGCGTTGTTTTGCCTGAGCATGCATTATTGCCCACAATGTGGAATTCTTATGAGCGGCCTAATGCTGAGGTTGTGGATCCTAGATCAGCTTCTGGACTTCAATTTTCTACCAATTTATCAAACGGATCTAATAATCACTTGTTTCCTTCTCCTAGTTTGAGACCAAGAAGCCAGCACTCAGCACCACCTTCAATT AAAAATCTTCTTCCACACTCTATTGTGTCATCTTCAACAACCTCATCTTCTTCTGGACCTTGTCATGGAAGAGAGCCCCCTTCAAACCAAATATCATGTCATCACTGTCCTACTTTATGGCCAGAGGAAGATAAG ATGGTTGGTGAAAAGAGGTCACGGCCATTCTCCATGGAGATGATCCCTCCGGTGCCTTCTTTCCGGTGTCAAGTTCCTACATTTTCACCTCAGATGAACAGACCGGAGTCTTCACTTTCATGTGGTGGTAACAGCATAATCAATCTTGAAGCAAGTGAGACAATCTCTAG AGAAATGAAGCCAGGAAGTTCTTTAGAGCCCAACATCAAGAAATGCAGTAGTACAGATAACGGAGCAGCAGATGGAAATTTCCTCTTATTTGGCTCGCCAGCAACTCCTCCATCAATTCAGACTCAAAGAGAAcgacccaaacttggttcttgccCTTCTCAG GAAAGCAATGAGGACTCGCAGCATAGGCCAGCGGAAGGTGGATGCTTTGAGAAGAAACCTTTCTATAGCTTCTTACTTCCAAGGAAGCAAATTGGTATGGTGGAAACAAAGTTTGGCTTAAACAATGAGAGAGTTGAAACAAGAGGAGATGACATTGATCTCAGCCTCAGACTCTAA
- the LOC110671147 gene encoding major allergen Pru ar 1, with protein MSVVSYELIVTSPIPPAKLYKAFVLDSDILLPMIVPQAIKSVEILEGDGGPGTIKKVTFGECSQFKYSKHKIEAIDKESLKFSHSVIEGDILVIEKITYDIKSEQSPDGGCICKESTNYYTFGDFELNKDQLKAGKYKALGMFKAVEAYLLANPDAC; from the exons ATGAGTGTTGTTTCCTACGAATTGATTGTCACCTCCCCTATCCCGCCGGCTAAGTTGTATAAAGCCTTTGTCCTTGATTCCGATATTCTCCTACCAATGATTGTGCCACAGGCCATTAAGAGTGTTGAAATCCTTGAAGGAGATGGAGGGCCTGGAACCATAAAAAAAGTTACTTTTGGAGAAT GTAGCCAATTCAAGTACTCGAAGCATAAGATTGAAGCGATTGATAAAGAGAGCTTAAAATTCAGCCATAGCGTGATTGAAGGCGACATTTTAGTGATTGAAAAAATAACTTACGATATCAAGTCTGAGCAATCCCCTGATGGAGGATGCATCTGCAAGGAGAGCACCAATTACTATACCTTTGGTGACTTTGAGCTTAATAAAGACCAACTTAAGGCTGGCAAATATAAGGCCTTAGGAATGTTCAAGGCTGTTGAAGCCTACCTTTTGGCTAATCCTGATGCCTGCTAA